Proteins encoded in a region of the Pseudomonas putida genome:
- a CDS encoding sulfate ABC transporter substrate-binding protein, with product MSIRRYALAALASAVFAGSAIAKDYELLNVSYDPTRELYQQYNAEFIKHWQQAHPGDKVKIQQSHGGSGKQARAVIDGLRADVVTLALAGDIDEVAKLGKTLPDNWQTRLPDASTPYTSTIVFLVRKGNPKGIKDWGDLIKKDVSVITPNPKTSGGARWNFLAAWAYGLKAGGSEEKAKEYVQELFKHVPVLDTGARGSTITFVNNGQGDVLLAWENEAFLALKEDGGADKFDIVVPSLSILAEPPVAVVDKNAEKKGNTEIATEYLKHLYSPAGQKIAAENFYRPRDEKVAAEFGKQFPKLDLVTIDKDFGGWKTAQPKFFNDGGVFDQIYQAQ from the coding sequence ATGTCCATCCGCCGTTATGCGCTCGCCGCCCTGGCCAGTGCTGTTTTTGCCGGTTCCGCCATCGCCAAGGACTACGAACTGCTGAACGTGTCCTACGACCCGACCCGCGAGCTGTACCAGCAGTACAACGCCGAGTTCATCAAGCACTGGCAGCAGGCCCACCCGGGCGACAAGGTGAAGATCCAGCAATCCCATGGCGGTTCGGGCAAGCAGGCCCGTGCGGTGATCGACGGCCTGCGCGCCGACGTGGTGACCCTGGCCCTGGCCGGCGACATCGACGAAGTAGCCAAGCTCGGCAAGACCCTGCCGGACAACTGGCAGACCCGCCTGCCGGACGCCAGCACCCCGTACACCTCGACCATCGTGTTCCTGGTGCGCAAGGGCAACCCGAAAGGCATCAAGGACTGGGGCGACCTGATCAAGAAGGACGTCTCGGTCATCACCCCCAACCCGAAAACCTCCGGCGGTGCGCGCTGGAACTTCCTGGCGGCCTGGGCCTATGGCCTGAAAGCCGGCGGTAGCGAAGAAAAGGCCAAGGAGTACGTACAGGAGCTGTTCAAGCATGTACCGGTGCTGGATACCGGCGCCCGTGGCTCGACCATCACCTTCGTCAACAACGGCCAGGGCGACGTATTGCTGGCTTGGGAAAACGAAGCCTTCCTGGCGCTGAAGGAAGACGGTGGCGCCGACAAGTTCGACATCGTCGTGCCGTCGCTGTCGATCCTGGCCGAGCCGCCTGTGGCGGTGGTGGACAAGAACGCCGAGAAGAAAGGCAATACCGAGATTGCCACCGAATACCTCAAGCACCTGTACAGCCCGGCTGGGCAGAAGATTGCCGCCGAGAACTTCTACCGCCCGCGTGACGAGAAAGTCGCTGCGGAGTTTGGCAAGCAGTTCCCGAAACTGGACCTGGTAACCATCGACAAGGACTTCGGTGGCTGGAAAACTGCACAGCCCAAATTCTTCAATGATGGCGGTGTGTTCGACCAGATCTATCAGGCACAGTAA
- a CDS encoding polyamine ABC transporter substrate-binding protein, producing the protein MSISVFRKALMAGAGLTLACSVQAAPTVHLYNWSDYIGPTTLADFEKATGIKPVQDVFDSNETLEGKLLAGNTGYDVVVPSNHFLGKQIKAGAFQKLDKNLLPNYANLDPALMKRLEKNDPGNQYAVPYLWGTNGIGYNVDKVKAALGVDTIDSWAVLFEPENMKKLSKCGVAFLDSADEMLPAVLNYMGLDPNSTDPKDYAKAEQKLLAVRPYVTYFHSSKYITDLANGDICVAAGFSGDVFQAKARAEEAKKGVNLAYAIPKEGGNLWFDVLAIPKDAKNVKEAHAFINYLLKPEVIAQVSDYVGYANPNPKAGDLMDQAVRTDAAVYPPQDVLDKMFVNSELPPKVQRLMTRSWTKVKSGK; encoded by the coding sequence TTGTCTATTTCTGTATTCCGCAAGGCCTTGATGGCCGGCGCGGGCCTGACGCTGGCATGCAGCGTCCAAGCGGCGCCAACGGTGCATCTCTATAACTGGTCCGACTACATCGGCCCGACCACACTCGCGGACTTCGAGAAAGCCACGGGCATCAAGCCCGTGCAGGACGTGTTCGACTCCAACGAAACCCTGGAAGGCAAACTGCTGGCCGGTAACACCGGCTATGACGTAGTGGTGCCGTCCAACCATTTCCTCGGCAAGCAGATCAAGGCGGGCGCGTTCCAGAAGCTCGACAAGAACCTGCTGCCCAATTATGCCAACCTCGACCCGGCGTTGATGAAGCGCCTGGAAAAGAACGATCCAGGCAACCAGTACGCCGTGCCTTACCTGTGGGGCACCAACGGCATCGGTTACAACGTCGACAAGGTGAAGGCCGCGCTGGGCGTGGACACCATCGACTCCTGGGCCGTCTTGTTCGAGCCCGAGAACATGAAGAAGCTCTCCAAGTGCGGTGTGGCCTTCCTCGACTCGGCGGACGAAATGCTCCCGGCGGTGCTCAACTACATGGGCCTCGACCCCAACAGCACCGACCCCAAGGATTACGCCAAGGCCGAGCAGAAGCTGCTGGCGGTGCGCCCGTACGTGACCTACTTCCACTCGTCCAAGTACATCACCGACCTGGCCAACGGCGACATTTGCGTCGCGGCAGGGTTCTCGGGTGATGTGTTCCAGGCCAAGGCCCGCGCTGAAGAAGCGAAGAAGGGCGTGAACCTGGCCTACGCCATTCCCAAGGAAGGCGGCAACCTCTGGTTCGACGTGCTGGCGATCCCCAAGGACGCCAAGAACGTCAAAGAGGCGCATGCCTTCATCAACTATTTGCTGAAACCTGAGGTTATCGCCCAGGTCAGCGATTACGTCGGTTACGCCAACCCGAACCCCAAGGCTGGCGACCTGATGGACCAGGCCGTGAGGACCGACGCTGCGGTTTACCCACCGCAGGATGTGCTGGACAAGATGTTCGTGAATTCAGAGTTGCCGCCCAAGGTGCAACGTTTGATGACCCGTAGCTGGACCAAGGTCAAGTCGGGCAAGTAA
- a CDS encoding ABC transporter permease subunit: MKRFSFSKLMLVLGLLFIYLPMLILVIYSFNASKLVTVWGGWSIKWYVGLLDNTQLMGSVMRSLEIACYTAVAAVALGTLAAFVLTRVTRFKGRTLFGGLVTAPLVMPEVITGLSLLLLFVAMAQMIGWPQERGIVTIWIAHTTFCAAYVAVVVSARLRELDLSIEEAAMDLGAKPWKVFFLITIPMIAPSLAAGGMMSFALSLDDLVLASFVSGPGSTTLPMEVFSAVRLGVKPEINAVASLILLSVSLVTFFVWYFSRRSEERRRKAIQQAIEEGAAANASQPQVKRPAQVAASA; encoded by the coding sequence ATGAAACGCTTCAGTTTCTCCAAGCTGATGCTGGTGCTCGGCTTGCTGTTCATCTACCTGCCGATGCTGATCCTGGTGATCTACTCGTTCAACGCCTCCAAGCTGGTGACGGTGTGGGGCGGCTGGTCGATCAAATGGTACGTCGGCCTGCTCGACAACACCCAGCTGATGGGTTCGGTGATGCGCTCGCTCGAAATCGCCTGCTACACGGCGGTGGCGGCGGTGGCGCTGGGTACCCTGGCAGCTTTCGTGCTGACCCGGGTCACCCGCTTCAAGGGCCGCACGCTGTTCGGTGGCCTGGTTACCGCGCCGCTGGTAATGCCTGAAGTGATCACCGGTCTGTCTCTGTTGCTGCTGTTCGTGGCCATGGCGCAGATGATCGGCTGGCCGCAGGAGCGCGGTATCGTCACCATCTGGATTGCCCACACCACGTTCTGTGCGGCGTATGTGGCGGTAGTGGTGTCGGCACGCCTGCGTGAGCTGGACCTGTCGATCGAGGAAGCGGCGATGGACCTGGGTGCCAAGCCGTGGAAGGTGTTCTTCCTGATCACCATCCCGATGATCGCGCCATCGCTGGCGGCGGGCGGCATGATGTCGTTCGCCCTGTCGCTGGATGACCTGGTGTTGGCCAGCTTCGTATCCGGCCCAGGCTCGACCACCTTGCCGATGGAAGTGTTCTCGGCGGTGCGCTTGGGCGTGAAGCCAGAGATCAACGCCGTGGCCAGTCTGATTCTGCTGTCGGTGTCGCTGGTGACCTTCTTTGTCTGGTACTTCAGCCGCCGGAGCGAAGAGCGTCGTCGCAAGGCGATTCAGCAGGCGATCGAAGAGGGTGCTGCGGCCAACGCCTCGCAGCCACAGGTCAAGCGCCCGGCTCAGGTTGCGGCTTCGGCCTGA
- a CDS encoding ABC transporter permease subunit: MKLRKLKRAFQRLVPEGRHLVIGVPFIWLFLFFMLPFFIVLKISFAEADVAIPPYTEIYTYVEDKIQLVLNLANYGLLTEDELYISAYLGSLKMAFFSTILCLLIGFPMAYAIANAKKETQTVLLLLIMMPTWTAILIRVYAWMGILSNNGLLNGFLMWTGLIDQPLQILNTNLAVYIGVVYSYLPFMILPLFANLVKHDPSLLEAASDLGSSTFNSFWKITVPLSKNGIIAGCMLVFIPVVGEFVIPELLGGPETLMIGKVLWQEFFNNRDWPVASALAVVMLAILIVPILLFNRSQAKEMEGRA; encoded by the coding sequence ATGAAACTGCGCAAGCTCAAGCGAGCCTTCCAGCGCCTGGTCCCGGAGGGGCGGCACCTGGTGATCGGCGTGCCGTTCATCTGGCTGTTCCTGTTCTTCATGCTGCCGTTCTTCATTGTCCTGAAGATCAGTTTTGCCGAAGCCGACGTGGCGATCCCGCCGTATACCGAGATCTACACCTACGTCGAAGACAAGATTCAGTTGGTGCTCAACCTGGCCAACTATGGGCTGTTGACCGAGGATGAGCTGTATATCTCGGCCTACCTGGGGTCGTTGAAGATGGCCTTCTTCAGCACCATTCTGTGCCTGCTGATCGGCTTCCCGATGGCCTACGCCATTGCCAACGCCAAGAAGGAGACCCAGACGGTCCTGCTGCTGCTGATCATGATGCCGACCTGGACCGCGATCCTGATCCGCGTCTATGCCTGGATGGGCATCCTCAGCAACAACGGCTTGCTCAACGGTTTCCTGATGTGGACCGGGCTGATCGACCAGCCACTGCAGATCCTCAACACCAACCTGGCGGTGTACATCGGCGTGGTCTATTCGTACCTGCCGTTCATGATCCTGCCGCTGTTTGCCAACCTGGTTAAGCATGACCCTTCGTTGCTGGAGGCTGCTTCTGACCTGGGGTCGAGCACCTTCAACAGCTTCTGGAAAATCACCGTGCCGCTGTCGAAGAACGGCATCATCGCCGGCTGCATGCTGGTGTTCATCCCGGTGGTGGGCGAGTTCGTGATCCCTGAACTGCTCGGCGGCCCGGAAACCCTGATGATCGGTAAAGTGCTGTGGCAGGAGTTCTTCAACAACCGTGACTGGCCGGTGGCGTCTGCATTGGCGGTGGTGATGCTGGCGATCCTGATCGTGCCGATCCTGCTGTTCAACCGCAGCCAGGCCAAAGAAATGGAGGGCCGCGCATGA
- a CDS encoding efflux RND transporter periplasmic adaptor subunit, whose product MKRLLLMLSAGVLLVGCSSEDEAPEPIRPVLSVKVEPQVQSQLGRFAGSIQARFESTLGFRVSGRIARRWLDVGAQVKPGDTLATLDPTDQQNQLRAAEGDLAKVQAQWINAQADARRQQQLYDRGVGAQAQLDIAQTNLKTTSAALEQARSALSQARDQLDYSTLRTDHAAVITAWQAEAGQTVTAGQSVVTLARPDVKEAVIDLPIGLAEQLNKGLTFTVASQLDPTINTTASLRELEPQADATTRTRRARLTLASTPAAFHLGTAISVTLSSEVTPRSELPASALLERDGKTQVWVIDTQQKTVATRDVALIDRTADSIVLTSGVQPGERVVTAGVNSLKPGQKVTFDEDAQ is encoded by the coding sequence ATGAAGCGCCTGTTGCTGATGCTGTCAGCCGGCGTGCTGCTAGTGGGCTGCAGTAGCGAGGACGAGGCACCCGAGCCGATTCGGCCGGTGCTGTCGGTCAAGGTCGAACCCCAGGTGCAATCGCAGCTGGGCCGCTTCGCCGGCAGTATCCAGGCGCGCTTCGAAAGCACCCTGGGCTTTCGGGTTTCCGGGCGCATTGCCCGGCGCTGGCTGGATGTCGGTGCCCAGGTGAAGCCGGGCGACACCCTGGCCACCCTCGACCCGACCGACCAGCAGAACCAGTTGCGTGCCGCCGAAGGCGACCTGGCCAAGGTGCAGGCACAGTGGATCAACGCCCAGGCCGATGCCCGTCGCCAGCAACAGCTGTATGACCGTGGCGTGGGCGCCCAGGCCCAGCTGGACATCGCCCAGACCAACCTGAAAACCACCAGCGCGGCGTTGGAGCAGGCGCGCTCCGCGCTCAGCCAGGCCCGTGACCAGCTCGACTACAGCACCCTGCGCACCGACCACGCCGCCGTGATCACCGCGTGGCAGGCCGAAGCCGGGCAAACCGTTACCGCCGGGCAATCCGTGGTGACCTTGGCCCGGCCGGACGTGAAGGAAGCGGTGATCGACCTGCCGATCGGCTTGGCCGAGCAGTTGAACAAAGGCCTGACCTTTACCGTTGCCTCACAGCTCGACCCAACCATCAATACCACGGCCAGCCTACGCGAGCTGGAGCCCCAGGCCGACGCCACCACCCGTACCCGGCGCGCCCGCCTGACCCTGGCCAGCACGCCGGCGGCGTTCCACTTGGGCACTGCCATCAGCGTGACCCTGAGTTCGGAAGTGACGCCGCGTAGCGAGCTGCCCGCGAGCGCGTTGCTGGAGCGTGACGGCAAGACTCAGGTGTGGGTGATCGATACACAGCAGAAGACCGTGGCAACCCGTGACGTGGCGCTGATCGACCGCACCGCCGACAGCATTGTCCTGACGTCGGGCGTACAGCCCGGTGAGCGCGTGGTTACCGCAGGTGTGAACAGCCTGAAGCCTGGCCAGAAGGTCACCTTCGACGAGGATGCGCAATGA
- a CDS encoding efflux RND transporter permease subunit, whose translation MKGSFNLSEWALKHQSFVWYLMFVGLLMGIFSYFNLGREEDPSFTIKTMVIQTRWPGATQDETLYQVTDRIEKKLEELDSLDYTKSYTRPGESTVYVYLRDTTKAKDIPEIWYQVRKKIQDIRGQFPQGIQGPAFNDEFGDVFGSIYAFTSDGLTLRQLRDYVEQARAEVREVPNIGKIELVGTQDEVLYLNFSTRKLAALGIDQRQVMQALQSQNAVTPAGVIEAGPERISVRTTGQFASEKDLQTVNLRINDRFFRLADIADIERGYVDPPTPMFRFNGQTAIGLAIGMKAGGNMQVFGAALKKKMDSVITDLPVGVGVHTVSDQAVVVKQAVGGFTSALFEAVVIVLAVSFISLGVRAGLVVACSIPLVLAMVFVFMEYSGITMQRISLGALIIALGLLVDDAMITVEVMVTRLEMGESKEQAATFAYTSTAFPMLTGTLVTVAGFVPIGLNASSAGEYTYTLFAVIAVALIVSWVVAVFFAPVLGVHILSSKVKAHEEQTGRVGRAFEGGLLWCMRNRWLTIIGTVLLFALAIFCERFVQNQFFPSSDRPEILVDLNLPQNASIEETRKVVDRFEARIKDDPDLVHWSTYIGQGAIRFYLPLDQQLQNPYYAQLVIVSKGFEERQAMMDRLQKILHEEFVGIGTNVQSLEMGPPVGRPIQYRVSGANIDEVRKHAIELATLLDQNEHIGEMIYDWNEPGKVLRVEIAQDKARQLGLSSEDVANVMNSIVSGVQITQVNDNIYLVNVVARAEDSERGSPDTLQNLQILTPNGTSIPLLSFATVRYEMEQPLVWRRDRKPTITIKASVNGDIQPTDLVAQLKPKIDEFASKLPVGFEVATGGTVEESAKAQGPIRKVIPLMLFLMATFLMIQLHSVQKLFLVVSVAPLGLIGVVLALVPTGTPMGFVAILGILALAGIIIRNSVILVTQIDEFVAQGFSQWDAVVEATNHRRRPILLTAAAASLGMIPIAREVFWGPMAYAMIGGIIVATLLTLLFLPALYVAWYKIREPENSSKTQH comes from the coding sequence ATGAAAGGAAGCTTCAACCTCTCCGAATGGGCGCTCAAGCACCAGTCATTCGTCTGGTACCTGATGTTCGTTGGCCTGCTGATGGGGATTTTTTCGTACTTCAACCTCGGGCGTGAGGAAGACCCGTCATTCACCATCAAAACCATGGTCATCCAGACCCGCTGGCCGGGTGCGACTCAGGACGAAACCCTATACCAGGTCACCGACCGCATCGAGAAGAAGCTGGAGGAGCTCGATTCCCTCGATTACACCAAAAGCTACACCCGTCCGGGTGAGTCCACCGTCTACGTGTACCTGCGCGACACCACCAAAGCCAAGGACATCCCGGAAATCTGGTACCAGGTGCGCAAGAAAATCCAGGACATCCGCGGCCAGTTCCCGCAGGGTATTCAGGGGCCTGCCTTCAACGACGAATTCGGTGACGTGTTCGGCTCGATCTACGCCTTTACCTCTGACGGCCTGACCCTGCGCCAACTGCGCGACTACGTTGAACAAGCCCGCGCCGAAGTGCGCGAAGTGCCCAACATCGGCAAGATAGAGCTGGTCGGCACCCAGGACGAAGTGCTGTACCTGAACTTCTCGACCCGCAAACTGGCAGCGCTGGGTATCGACCAGCGCCAGGTCATGCAGGCCTTGCAATCACAGAACGCAGTAACGCCAGCCGGGGTGATCGAGGCTGGGCCAGAGCGCATTTCGGTGCGCACCACCGGGCAGTTCGCATCCGAAAAAGACCTGCAAACCGTCAACCTGAGGATCAACGACCGCTTCTTCCGCCTGGCCGATATCGCTGATATCGAGCGTGGCTACGTCGACCCGCCCACGCCCATGTTCCGCTTCAACGGCCAGACCGCGATCGGCCTGGCTATCGGCATGAAGGCCGGCGGCAACATGCAGGTATTCGGTGCGGCGCTGAAGAAGAAAATGGACAGCGTGATCACCGACCTGCCGGTCGGGGTGGGTGTGCACACCGTGTCAGACCAGGCGGTGGTCGTGAAGCAGGCAGTCGGCGGCTTCACTAGCGCACTGTTCGAAGCGGTGGTGATTGTATTGGCGGTGAGCTTTATCAGCCTCGGTGTGCGTGCAGGGTTGGTGGTGGCCTGCTCGATTCCGTTGGTGCTGGCGATGGTGTTCGTGTTCATGGAGTACAGCGGCATCACCATGCAGCGGATTTCGCTGGGGGCGTTGATCATTGCCCTTGGCCTGCTGGTGGATGATGCGATGATCACCGTGGAGGTCATGGTCACGCGGCTGGAGATGGGCGAGAGCAAGGAGCAGGCGGCGACGTTCGCCTATACCTCTACCGCATTCCCCATGCTCACCGGCACCTTGGTGACCGTTGCCGGCTTCGTGCCGATTGGGCTCAATGCCAGCTCGGCGGGCGAATATACCTACACCTTGTTCGCGGTCATCGCCGTGGCGTTGATCGTGTCGTGGGTGGTGGCGGTGTTCTTCGCTCCGGTACTGGGCGTGCATATCCTGAGCAGCAAGGTCAAGGCACACGAGGAGCAGACCGGGCGAGTAGGGCGAGCGTTCGAAGGTGGCCTGCTGTGGTGCATGCGCAACCGCTGGCTGACCATCATCGGTACGGTGCTGTTGTTCGCGTTGGCCATTTTCTGTGAGCGCTTTGTCCAGAACCAGTTCTTCCCGTCCTCGGACCGCCCTGAAATTCTGGTCGACCTCAACCTGCCGCAGAACGCCTCGATCGAGGAGACGCGCAAGGTGGTCGACCGCTTCGAGGCGCGGATCAAGGATGACCCGGACCTGGTGCACTGGAGCACCTACATCGGCCAAGGTGCCATTCGTTTCTACCTGCCCCTCGACCAACAGTTGCAGAACCCCTACTACGCGCAGTTGGTGATCGTCAGTAAAGGCTTCGAAGAGCGTCAGGCCATGATGGATCGCTTGCAGAAGATCCTGCATGAAGAGTTCGTTGGCATCGGTACCAACGTACAGTCGCTGGAAATGGGCCCGCCGGTAGGGCGGCCGATCCAGTATCGGGTCAGTGGCGCAAATATCGACGAGGTGCGCAAACACGCCATCGAACTGGCCACCCTGCTTGACCAGAACGAGCATATCGGCGAGATGATCTACGACTGGAACGAGCCAGGTAAGGTGCTGCGCGTGGAAATCGCCCAGGACAAGGCACGCCAGCTGGGGTTATCGTCGGAAGACGTGGCCAATGTGATGAACAGCATCGTCAGCGGCGTGCAGATCACCCAGGTCAACGACAACATTTACCTGGTCAATGTGGTCGCCCGTGCCGAAGACAGCGAGCGCGGCTCGCCTGATACCCTGCAGAACCTGCAGATCCTCACGCCCAACGGCACTTCGATCCCGTTGCTGTCGTTTGCCACGGTGCGCTACGAGATGGAGCAGCCGCTGGTTTGGCGCCGCGACCGCAAGCCCACCATCACCATCAAGGCCTCGGTCAACGGCGACATCCAGCCCACCGATCTGGTAGCTCAGTTGAAGCCCAAGATCGACGAGTTCGCCAGCAAGCTGCCGGTGGGCTTCGAAGTGGCTACCGGCGGTACGGTGGAGGAGAGCGCCAAGGCGCAAGGGCCGATCCGCAAGGTGATCCCGCTGATGCTGTTCCTGATGGCGACCTTCCTGATGATCCAGCTGCACAGTGTGCAGAAGCTGTTCCTGGTGGTCAGCGTGGCGCCGCTTGGGCTGATTGGCGTGGTGCTGGCGCTGGTGCCCACGGGTACGCCGATGGGCTTTGTGGCGATCCTTGGCATCCTGGCGCTGGCGGGCATCATCATCCGTAACTCGGTGATTCTGGTAACCCAGATCGATGAATTCGTGGCGCAAGGCTTTTCGCAATGGGATGCGGTGGTGGAGGCCACTAACCATCGGCGCCGGCCAATCCTGCTGACCGCGGCGGCGGCGAGCCTGGGTATGATCCCGATTGCCCGCGAGGTGTTCTGGGGGCCGATGGCCTACGCGATGATTGGCGGGATCATCGTGGCGACCTTGCTGACGCTGCTGTTCCTGCCGGCGCTGTATGTGGCCTGGTACAAGATCCGCGAGCCTGAAAACAGTAGCAAAACCCAACACTGA
- a CDS encoding transposase, with the protein MPQAQSHLLRRGRYSELGRLYLLTTVTHQRKPLFHDFHHARLVIHQLRQSEHEHACRSMAWVLMPDHLHWLIELKGTTLGTLMRRFKSRSSLVLHQAGVEHDPVWQPGYQDRALRREGSMVQVARNIVANPLRNGLVKSVRDYPHWDAIWL; encoded by the coding sequence ATGCCTCAGGCTCAATCACACCTGCTCCGCCGTGGTCGCTATTCAGAACTCGGCAGGCTGTACCTGCTTACTACTGTTACCCATCAACGCAAGCCACTGTTCCATGACTTTCATCATGCAAGGCTGGTCATCCACCAACTGCGGCAATCCGAGCATGAGCACGCCTGCCGCTCAATGGCCTGGGTACTGATGCCGGACCATCTGCATTGGCTAATCGAGTTGAAAGGCACGACGCTGGGTACGTTGATGCGCAGATTCAAATCCAGATCCAGTCTGGTTTTGCATCAGGCGGGGGTTGAGCATGACCCGGTGTGGCAGCCTGGGTATCAGGACCGAGCATTGAGACGGGAGGGAAGCATGGTTCAGGTCGCCAGAAACATCGTTGCCAACCCCTTGCGTAACGGGCTGGTGAAGAGTGTCAGAGACTATCCACATTGGGATGCGATATGGCTTTGA
- a CDS encoding efflux RND transporter periplasmic adaptor subunit — protein sequence MRVTRPLLLASLGLLSMLTGCSKEEVPETLPRVGVQQVQPTDFAARVTLTGDVQARVQTDLSFRVGGKIISRSVDVGDHVKANQVLARLDPKDLQNNVDSAKAEVFAAQARVTQTSAAFVRQQKLLPKGYTSQSEYDSAEAALRSNQSALKAAQAQLANANEQLSYTALVSEAAGVITQRQAEVGQVVQATMPIFSLATDGDRDAVFNVYESLLVAPPSDAGVVVSLLDDPKVQAHGFVREITPTVSAQSGTVQVKVGLKDVPPGMQLGAPVTATTNAQGRPSVELPWSALTKALHEPAVWVVGEGDKVELRKVEVSRYLTGKIVVASGLKGGESVVVNGGQLLHPGMQVQKVDAKAPGGEL from the coding sequence ATGAGGGTGACGCGTCCACTGTTGCTGGCAAGCTTGGGCTTGCTGTCCATGCTCACCGGTTGTAGCAAGGAAGAGGTTCCCGAGACGCTGCCTCGGGTGGGTGTGCAACAGGTCCAGCCCACCGATTTCGCTGCCAGGGTCACCCTGACCGGCGATGTGCAGGCGCGGGTGCAGACCGACCTCTCGTTCCGCGTAGGCGGCAAGATCATTTCGCGCAGCGTGGACGTGGGCGACCACGTCAAGGCCAACCAGGTGCTGGCGCGGCTGGACCCAAAAGACTTGCAGAACAACGTCGACTCGGCCAAGGCCGAGGTGTTCGCCGCGCAAGCGCGGGTCACCCAGACCAGTGCCGCCTTCGTGCGCCAGCAGAAACTGCTGCCCAAGGGCTACACCAGCCAGAGTGAATACGACTCCGCCGAAGCCGCGTTGCGCAGCAACCAGAGCGCCCTCAAGGCCGCCCAGGCGCAGCTGGCCAACGCCAACGAACAACTCAGCTATACCGCACTGGTCTCCGAGGCCGCTGGGGTAATCACTCAGCGCCAGGCCGAAGTCGGGCAGGTGGTACAGGCCACCATGCCGATCTTCAGCCTGGCTACCGATGGCGACCGCGATGCGGTGTTCAACGTCTACGAGTCGCTGCTGGTCGCGCCGCCCAGCGATGCCGGGGTGGTCGTCAGCCTGTTGGACGACCCCAAGGTCCAGGCCCATGGCTTCGTGCGCGAAATCACCCCCACGGTGTCGGCGCAAAGCGGCACGGTGCAGGTCAAGGTTGGCCTGAAAGACGTGCCACCGGGCATGCAACTGGGCGCACCGGTCACTGCTACCACCAACGCTCAGGGCCGGCCCAGCGTCGAACTGCCGTGGTCGGCGTTGACCAAGGCCTTGCATGAACCCGCCGTGTGGGTGGTGGGCGAGGGCGACAAGGTGGAGCTGCGCAAAGTTGAAGTCAGCCGTTACCTCACCGGCAAGATCGTGGTCGCCAGCGGCCTCAAAGGCGGCGAGAGCGTGGTGGTCAACGGCGGCCAGTTGCTGCACCCCGGCATGCAGGTGCAGAAGGTCGATGCCAAGGCCCCAGGGGGTGAGTTATGA
- the oscA gene encoding sulfur starvation response protein OscA, producing the protein MSASLRSIDGQDEATILREIQSALRDLRFGAVEITVHNAQVVQIERKEKFRLQQPGNKPS; encoded by the coding sequence ATGAGTGCATCTCTGCGTAGCATCGACGGTCAGGACGAAGCCACCATTCTGCGTGAAATCCAGAGCGCCTTGCGCGACCTGCGGTTTGGTGCGGTGGAGATCACTGTGCACAACGCTCAGGTCGTACAGATCGAGCGCAAGGAGAAGTTCCGCCTGCAACAGCCGGGCAACAAGCCCAGCTGA